A genomic region of Papaver somniferum cultivar HN1 chromosome 7, ASM357369v1, whole genome shotgun sequence contains the following coding sequences:
- the LOC113298055 gene encoding cyclin-B1-2-like, whose protein sequence is MEDASKQTIAHEVGGINDALRFGLNGVKSDIVGVHPVQSTFKSTKMSQAEMKRRGLAMTYGSAFPLKMDLDSRMLARFQRPPGAVSSSMLGLEAVNGTLDDFGFEDFHCLNDPRESETYRPADMHHGMEVRLGLSSGPVCPSFI, encoded by the exons ATGGAGGATGCTTCAAAACAAACAATCGCACACGAAGTTGGAGGAATTAATGATGCCCTACGTTTTGGTTTAAATGGTGTTAAGAGTGATATAGTTGGAGTTCATCCTGTTCAATCCACCTTTAAATCT aCAAAGATGTCACAGGCTGAGATGAAACGGAGGGGTCTTGCTATGACTTATGGATCTGCTTTTCCATTGAAGATGGATCTAGATTCACGGATGCTAGCTAG GTTTCAAAGGCCTCCAGGGGCGGTGTCATCATCCATGCTAGGTCTCGAGGCTGTCAATGGTACCTTGGATGACTTCGGTTTCGAAGATTTCCATTGCCTAAATG ACCCACGTGAATCTGAAACTTACAGGCCAGCTGACATGCATCATGGAATGGAAGTTCGTCTTGGCCTATCCAGTGGACCAGTCTGCCCCAGTTTCATTTGA
- the LOC113298054 gene encoding coiled-coil domain-containing protein 130-like translates to MSTLAAARADNFYYPPEWTPDQGSLNKFHGQHALRERAKKIDQGILVIRFEMPFNIWCGGCNSMIGKGVRFNAEKKQVGNYYSTKIWSFTMKSACCQNEIVIHTDPKNCEYVIISGAQKKTEDYDVEDAETFELPAAEERGKLADPFYRLEHQEEDLQKKKQAEPVLVRLQRVSDSRHSDDYSLNKALRSRLRSQKKRVVEEEAASAKMGLAIRLLPRSEEDNSEAKRVKFPSKFERSRKDKRALIKAASIFPDSSGSSRMELELKRRKIKASITTRLLSGSVKPSAWSQSCSTSAISKGSTMTARKR, encoded by the exons ATG TCTACGCTTGCAGCTGCTAGAGCAGATAACTTTTACTACCCCCCAGAATGGACCCCCGACCAG GGTTCTTTGAACAAGTTTCATGGACAACATGCTCTAAGGGAGCGGGCAAAAAAGATAGATCAGGGGATTCTGGTAATAAG GTTTGAGATGCCTTTCAATATTTGGTGTGGGGGATGCAATTCCATGATTGGAAAGGGTGTAAGATTCAATGCAGAGAAGAAGCAAGTGGGAAATTATTACTCCACAAAG aTTTGGAGCTTTACCATGAAATCAGCATGTTGTCAAAATGAGATTGTTATCCATACAGATCCAAAAAACTGTGAGTATGTAATTATCAGCGGGGCTCAGAAAAAGACTGAGGATTACGATGTTGAAGATGCAGAGACTTTTGAACTCCCAGCAGCTGAAG AAAGAGGAAAGCTTGCAGATCCATTCTACCGTCTTGAACACCAGGAAGAGGATTTACAGAAAAAGAAACAAGCTGAACCAGTACTGGTGCGCTTGCAGCGCGTTTCTGATTCTAGGCATTCAGATGATTACTCCCTTAACAAGGCTCTGCGGTCTCGACTTAGG AGTCAAAAGAAAAGGGTTGTAGAAGAAGAGGCTGCCTCTGCAAAAATGGGCCTTGCGATAAGACTACTGCCTCGATCAGAAGAAGATAATTCAGAGGCAAAACGAGTCAAGTTCCCTTCCAAGTTTGAACGGAGCAGAAAGGACAAGCGAGCCTTGATCAAAGCTGCCTCGATTTTCCCGGATAGTTCTGGCTCTTCGCGAATGGAGTTGGAGTTGAAGAGAAGGAAAATAAAAGCATCTATAACAACAAGGTTGCTCTCAGGGTCAGTCAAGCCATCGGCTTGGTCACAAAGTTGTTCTACTAGTGCAATTAGTAAGGGATCAACTATGACTGCAAGAAAGAGGTAA